The genomic DNA CCTAAGAAGATTATCTAAATCCATCCATTGGACCATaggctttgttttttctgcaagTTGTAGAGCTGCTGTTTCAGGATCATGATTCTCGTAGGGGGATGCTGTCGGAGGCCATATTCTGAACTACCTGCTGGAGAAGTCGCGGGTCGTGCACCAGAATCACGGGGAGAGAAACTTCCACATCTTCTACCAGAtagtggagggaggagaggagaacttGCTGCACCAGCTGGGTCTGGAGAGAGACGTCCAGCATTACAACTATCTAACCCAAGTAACTCAGTGACCgtattttaatgaaatatttttatgaGACGGTGGGAAACTTTTACAACCTGAagctctgtttgctgtttccGGCAGGGAGAATGTGCCATTGTGTCTTCcattaatgacagaaatgactggaaaacagtcaaaaatgCTCTGCAAATCATCAACATTGATGAGATCAACACGAATGTAAGTTGGATGCTGCTGCTTACGCTCAGATTTCAGCCACACCGCCGCTAGTCTTGCATCGCCTCACACATTCTCATTCTGCGCAGCACTTGTTTGGGATCGTTGCGAGCGTTCTCCACTTGGGGAATGTTCAGTTTGACTCTGACAGTAAAGGCCATGCCCTCCTGAACAACAACGCAGAGCTGCGCTGGGTCTCAAATGtaagaaaacagaaattaaaagtCTTTATACATCCAGGATTGTTacaaaaagccaaaaacaatCTCACTTACTGCTATTTTCCCCTGCAGCTGCTAGGAGTTGATGCTCACGGTCTCCAAGAGGGACTGACCTACAGGAAGATTGAAGCCAGAAAAGATCAGGTGAACGCGTGTTGAGTTTATTTATGATGAGGTTGAGTTTCAATTTTCCATgtgatgtttgacattttgtctcCCTGCAAAGATCCTCAGCCCCTTCACAGTCGATCACGCCATCTATGCCAGAGATGCTCTGGCCAAAGCCATCTATGGGCAGACCTTCACCTGGCTGGTCAGCAGGATCAACCAGTCCATGGAGAACAAGGTGAGGAGGAGTGTGAGACAAATGACCAATCCCAGGCGCAAAACATTTACTGACTTTACACTTTCATCAGGACACTTCCAGGAAGACGGTAATAGGGCTTTTGGACATATATGGATTTGAGGTTTTTTATGTAAACAGGTAAGCAGGAATATTTCTTACATTGTGGCACTGCTTTATCATTAATTCTGtgatgatgtttttttctgggcTTGACCTGTTTGTCCTGACCCGTCTCCTCAGTTTTGAGCAGTTCTGTATAAACTACTGcaatgagaagctgcagcagctgttcatcCAGTTGACACTGAAGGCTGAGCAGGAAGAATATGAAGCAGAGGACATTGAGGTAATCTTGCAAACCCAAAATAAAAGCTTAATGAACCATTGACTGCCATAGGACATGTTTACATTAACTGGGCCATTCACGTTCTGCTTTGTAACTCTTCCTCAGTGGGAGCCGGTTCAGTTCTTCAACAACAAGATCATCTGTGACCtggtggaggagaaacacagaggaatcATATCGATACTGGTGTGTATTTATAGAACTATACCTGCATTTAATACAATGAGGCTGAAGTGAATCATGTAACACATGATTCACTTCATGGTAATCCTGCAGGATGAGGAGTGTCTGAGGCCAGGAGACGCCACAGATCTCACCTTCCTGGAGAGACTGGAAGAAAAGATGGGAAACCACCCTCACTTTGTCACGTGAGTAAAAAGCTGAACGCACACCTGCAGAACATTGCGTGAGGAGGGAGCTGCGTTGAAGCTCGCTTTGTTGAAAAGATGTTTAGTTGTacctttaaaaatgattaaagtTGCTAATTTCCCTATTGGACACTAATCACGTTTTCAGTTGCACATTTGGTAATTAacaatttgttttaattaaatacAACCTCCAGCTAAATGATATTATGTAATTCAGAGCCCCTCTTCAACACTGAAGTCCATTCAtcactgctctgctggctgGTGTCTTGTGAGCGAGCCAATAGAGACAGAGGATTAGGATTGGTCACTCTCactcttcttccctctgtctctctccacctctttgaCTGCAGGCACAAACTGGCTGACAAAATGACACGTAAGACTCTGGAGAGGGGAGATTTCCGTCTCTTGCATTATGCCGGGGAGGTCACCTACTGTGTTGTGGGTAAAAGAAACCACAATGTCGGGCCCTGTTACTCAAACATCTGAACcttcttattgttattattctcAACTGACTTTTTTTGGGCACATTTTAGGTTTCCTGGACAAAAACAATGACCTGTTatacagaaacataaaagaTGTAAGTCTGCAAATGATCATTTTATGTTATATAAATCAAGGATTGCATAATTTGTTTGTAGTGAATCATGTTCGCAgatctttttcacagcagatacaTTGATGATGACTTCCATGAATTAACAGTGTCACACCTGCTAAATTGGTTTGTTATGATCTATGTGTGTTATCCCACTTTCTCATAGCTGATTTCTCAGTCTAAAAATGCCATAGTCAGAGAGTGCTTCTCCACAGTGGATTCAGACAGCAGGCGCAGGCCAGAAACAGTGAGTACCCAACATGTTTAACCCTCCATAACTTTTAACTGTGTCACTAACAAAGCATGTTATGCAGTCATGTGAACCAAGAGCAGGATTATATGGATCACATAACAGAACCTAGCACTGATTATCCCCAAACAATCTACTATGCACACATAAATTTAAAACACATCATATTTTCAAAGAGAAAAAGTCTGCACAATGTAGAGATtaaaatggggggggggggcaaagcGGTCCACATAGAGTGACCACGGAGACAAAGAGCAGTcatcttttctctgtcagtgGCAGCCTGACTGTGTCATCATTAAGCCATATGTATCTGACAGATGAACTGTTGGGGATTATGACCCTCGTGTTGTGTCTGTAGGTGGCGACCCAGTTTAAGAGCAGCCTGCTGAAGCTGACAGAGATCCTCATGGCGAAGGAGGCCTGGTACATACGCTGTCTGAAGTCCAATGAGTCCAAGCAGCCAGGTACTTAAACTGATAGAAAGCACATGTAGCTATTTTGGGTACAGGTTGAGATCTGATCACCTCTCTTTCAAACACAGGTCAATTTGACGAAGCGCTGATCAGACACCAGGTGAAGTACCTGGGCCTGATGGAGCACCTCAGAGTCAGACGAGCTGGCTTTGCATACAGGCGCAAATATGAGGTCTTCTTAAAGAGGTATGAAGGACCGCACAGCCTGGACCTTGTGCTtgattttcaaatgaaaaacctCAGTTTAAGTAGTTCCTCTCCAGTGCCGTAAAACATGCTGAGTGGGTTGTTTGCTGCATCTCACAGATATAAACCCCTGTGCCCAGCCACCTGGCCTCACTGGAGAGGAGTGCCTGCTGATGGAGTGGAAGTGCTGGTTCAACATCTGGGCTACTTGCCAAATGAGTACAAAATGGGACGGTGAGTGCAGTGCTTCCTAAAtacaacacagcaaacattaaACCAGGAGTAACCACAAACACTTTCATTTCTCCCTTTTGTTAGCACTAAAATCTTCATCCGTCATCCGAGGACGCTTTACGCCACAGAGGATGCTTTTGAGAAATGTAAACATGAGCTGGGTGAGTGCCAATCAGCTGCTTATTGTTCATTTTCAGGCATTAGTAGTCGCACAGTCATTTAACATCCTGCTCTGAATTTGCAGCAACAAGGCTCCAGGCCAAATACAAAGGATACAGAGCAAAGGGTGAAttcaaaaaacagaaagaagctgGTAAACGTCACAACACATGATGCAGACACTGCTTTGTTATGTGCGTAAAGGCCAATTACACACAATCTATTATATTTTTCCGTCCTCAGCCACTAAAATTGAAACTTGTTGGAGAGGCGTGCAGGCtcggaaggagagagagaggagagcctGGGCTGTGAAAGTCATCAAGAAGTAAGAAAGAGGATGGAAGTGTCATTACACAGCTCTCCTCAGGGTGACTGCCACAGTCTCGCTGATACAATATTTAACAATCAATTTTAGATTCATCAAAGGCTACATGGAGAGAGGGCAAGCGAAAAGCACAGACAACTCCGAGTACCTGGCCTTTGTGAGACAAAGTTACCTGAACAGGCTGAAAGCCAATCTGCCAAAGAGCGTCTTGGACAAAACAACCTGGTTATCTCCACCTGTTGTGCTCACAGAGGTACAACGATTACTCAGCCTCATTATAAACCAGTTTAAACTCaagttaatattttattttaactctgcgcttgtttttgtcttgccAGACGTCAGAGATTCTGCGTAAGCTTCATTACCGCCTCATGGTGCGCAAGTATGTGAGAGGAATCACACCCCAGAAAAAagcacaggtaacacacacataaatacatcCCACACGCCTGTACCATCATACGTTCATTTGTTGTGATCGCCTTAACATTTTTCAtcccctcagcttcaactgaagCTCATCACCAGCTCCATCTTCAAGGGCAAAAAGGACAGCTATCCCCAGAGTGTCGCTCAACCTTTTGTGGACACCAGAATCAGTTAAGtatcaaacacattcacacaatttcattttcctttgaaCAATCACGTTTTACATCGTTTAATATCTGCAGGCGAACAGGACATAAACATGAGGGTCCTCCAGATGATCCGCAATGAGCATATTAAGGTAATAAAATGTCATTCAGAGGAAatacagcagcatcacatcAAGCACCGCTCACTGTGTTGTGTGCTGTGCGTCTGCAGTACAGCGTCCCAGTCATTAAATATGACAGGAATGGCTTCAAACCAAGGCCACGACAGCTCATCCTCACCCAGACAGCTGCCTACGTGATAGAGGAAGCCAAGATCAAAGAGAGGGTGCTGTACACctccctcaaaggtcagcacaACGTGATACTGTAGAATTCACCTGCTGTAAGGGGTGTTTCCACACTGGGCTAACAGAGCATCTGTAATCTCCTCATTGCAGGTATTTCGGTCAGTAACTTGACTGATGGCATCATTGTATTCCACATGACATGTGAGGACCCTAAACAGAAGGTATGTGGATCTGTGATGTGGAGCAGATATTTGGGATTGTCAGAACTGCCTCTTTTTCaatatggcacagaggaagatgcAGAAGGATTATAAATGTATCTGATGTTCTGTTTCTAGTACAAATGAACAGAGAGACGGATCTTTCTGCAGTGTTCAAGTTTTATCCTAGTGAATATTACTGAAAGGAAGcttacaaaagaaaatgttgaatCATGCATTCTTCAAAGATTTTCCAGGTAGAATTCAATGACATTTTGTAATTTAGGTTGTACATAATTTTGTGGTTTCAGGGGGACCTTGTGATGCGGTGCGACCACTTGTTTGAGTTTTTGACCAAACTCTCTGTCATCGCTaacaaacagaatgcaatcaaaGTGGTTCAGGGCAGGTGAGTCTGTGTTTACAACCCAATTGAACAGGTTGGATTTGATATGTGCTTCGATCTAAAACACTATTGGACTGTTTGCATCAACTCTCAGCATCAAGATTGAAATCCAGGCAGGCAAAGAGAGCGCGGTGGACTTCAGCGCTGGACAGGAACCGATGGTGTACAAAGCCAAGAACGGACACCTCATGGTGGTGAGATGAGTGTTGTTATGATGAAGAGCGCGCTCACTGCTCTGCTCTAAAATGAATCAGCACACATGAATCAAGCTGTTTGTCACCGCAGGTCGCCACTCGGGCTAGGACACGGTAACACATGCAGGCCTGAGAAGGCACACAAGAGGCCCCTGCATATTTCATCAGGAGACCCCCAAGGGGAGATCAACATGTCTACAGGAAGCACACctgagcagaagcagcagcacttAGAAAccctgagtttgttttttttgtacagcAACACACTTATCATCTACGAACAAATCAACAGATTTCACTTTTCCACCAAAAATATTCAAGGTAATAAGGTTAAAGTTTTATCACATTACTATTACATTTAGTAAAAGCTCACAGTGAACTATAACCCAAACATTTAAATCTACAGAACATTCAACATGACTCGAACTGCTTCAAAGAATGTGAAAttcagatttctgaaaatgaagCCATATCATAATTTTGTATGTTCACTGATGTTGGGGatattaaaaacagcacaaaagaaTGTTTGTAGAAATTTATTTGTGATAAAGTATgtataaatataaaacatacatatatgttCACTTCTGTACAACAGACCTACAAGTACTGTGATTGTTAGACATATCTCAACTCAAACCTATTGTGTGCAAACAGGACATTCTCTGATGAATGTGGCGATGAAGGACAGGTCTAATTTCTCTCCCTGTTAAAAGCTTGTAGACAGGATTCCCTTCCTGCCAGAGGGACATCTCTGGTTACACCCATTCACTTCAACCTCAGCATCCATCATTCAATCACCCCAGTACATTTAACACCTCAGGTCACAGCTCAAGTTCCCTCCACTGAAAATAATGATCATTTAGTGGAGTGAAGGGAAAATGCATAAATGTTAGAACTACATGTGGCAGAAGCACTACAGTGAAATGTTGCATCCACCTGTGATATTTTAACTGTATCAAAAATTATTAAATTTTTAAAAAGGATTAATTGCTATTATCTGCAGGCTACAAAATAGCCTTGGTAACATCTAAGAGTAAAACAGTGCCACCATGTGGCCACATTGTGTACAACATCTGATTATTCCACTGACGACCTTACAGTGGACCCGTCAGAACCGTGGTAAGGAGAAGCAAAAATTATGTACATTGATTTTTAGCTGCTTGCATCATATAGTTTCTGTTCTCCTGAATTTAATGTGGGTAGGACCTCAAATAACAAGATTTATACCAACAATACTATATTCTTTTCCCCCCACACACTCAGGTAAAACTGTGGTCACCTGCAGTGTTGAATGCAAACCCCCATATCTATGGGCTTCTGCACGCGAGAAGAAAACAGTGCTAGAAGTTATCATGACCAACAAAcggaaaacaaaacactacaGCCTGTCAGACCACACAAAAAAGACGACGagtggacacacaaacacgcacaaaaTCACTTCACCACTACACACTGTTGTATGACAGTCATGTCATCGTAGTCTCCTGGAGAAAAAGCTGGTAAAAGAAGAGTacaagtgagacagagaggcgCTGGGTGATGTAAGGCACAAGCGTGGTGCAAAGACTGTCCAGGGTCAGAGACACAGGCTGACGGGTCGGGGGAGAAAGGTcactggtggtggtgtgtgCGGTCATCGGGTCTCTTGATATGAATCCTACGAACTCGCTCAATTCGTTCTCGCTCCTCGTCCTCATCCAGGTGATGAGATCGTCCTGCAGCGCCCCCTGTGGCCTCCAGCAGGGCATTGTCTGGACCCCTCCCATCGTGGGACTCATACAGGAGGATGTTGAGGGTCTCTTCATAGATTCGAGCCTCTGGGAACTCCACCTAGGAGAGATATTTAAATGATTTGTTGTAGCTCTACACTCAGAAAGAGGCAAAGAACCCTTCAGAGAGGGCATGTTATACATATACATCTACCTTTGTCTGCTTCTTTTCTGTGGCATAAACAATGGAGGTGCAGCATACTTCAGCAATCTTACGGCCCTGGCCATAAAATGACCAACAACAGATCTCATCCCCGATCACATCTTTGATGAAGAGGACCCGACCGTTGAACCGCAACGACAGTTTGTCAAACAGCTCAATATTTTTCAGCATGTTGTCATCAGAATTGCTGGGGGGGAGGAAAAAGAGTTAGAGGACAAACATTTACTCAGACAACCTGTTACTTCTTCCCTTAATTAGACATGCTAACTCCTGATATGAGCTGAAGAGGACTCACCTGGTATATGAATATTTGTTGTTGCTTCTGTTATACAGCAGTTTGACAGTAGGCTGTAAGACAAAAAACGTTGTATTTTCAAAGAAAAGCATGGGCAATAAATTTCTCTTGAACACAATAAATTCAGAACaatatgacaataaaacaacataacCTACCTTATTTGACGTTGCAATAAGCTTCTGCTCTTCCttagatgatgtcatcagaggcACTTTACAAAGGGGTTCATAGGTTTCTTTGTTCTGGAggggaaaagaagaaatattgtttttccaCTAAAAAAGTCCCACCTGTTAAACTACAAGATACAAGAGGACAGATGCCACCTGGTGGAACAGAGTAGCAGAGCAGGTGAAGGGCTACAAACAGTTCTGTGGAGCCAATTTAACAAAAAGTCTGACAATATGATGATTAAGTAAGTACTAATATATTGCCCTTCCTAAATGACCCTCTGTGGAGATGCTACCTGCAGGGCAGCTGTGCATTCATCAGCCAGGCCTTGGACAAGGTAATACTTGGCCTCAGCGAGTAGTTCCTCAGTTTCCCGTCGACTGTCTGGGAGGGGCACTGCGCCGTCTCTAAGGTAGTTAAGGATTGTTCCAAAATGTTTCCCACAGCGATCAATCAAGATCCAACCTATAGATATTAAATGGAGAAGCGTTGGTGACAGATCATGGCCAGTGCAGGGATGACATGAACCATGCatgtaaattaaacattttcatcAACAGCTCACCTTCACTGTCTGTGAGGACCTCCATCCTGCCACTGAACATGGCCTTGAGCATTGTGTCCTGTTTGGTTAGTGTCTGCATTGTAGTGTAGTACAGCGCTCCACCCACATTTAACTTAACATACTTAGAGCTGGGGCTGGAGCCCTTAAAGGAAGTAGTCCGGGTTGTAGCTGCCGGCACTGCCGAGCTCACCACACTCTCTCCTGACATCTCTTCCTGGGagaaaacaagataaaataTAAAGTGACACCTAGATCAGAGCTGGTACATCTTTGGATTAACTTGGTGTGGAGCATGAAGTCAGATTATTAACATTGCAGGTCGATGGCTCAGATGAAGAAGCAGTAGCAGGCTTTATTTAGTTAGTCAGATCAATACATTGTTGGTATtataaagagacaaaaaaaaaaaagatagaatACCACCATTTTAATCCTTTAATCTGctaaataaaatacacatgGTGTCATAAAAGCTGATGCAGCTGTCTCGTTATAATATGATTTTTAtgacaaaatgttaaataattaCACACATACCCAACGGCTAATATAAAACGTATGATCATGTAATCATAAATGTGTATTGGCAAtgtcagtggaaaaataaacaaataaacaaaaactgtCAACTTGAGATTTTTTTCTGGTTCAGGGTGACACGATGAAGCTATGACAAAAACTGAACAGGGCAGGGACCATTCAGACACCACTACTGACTTTTGCTATTCGGCTGTTTTCCTTTGTCGATGGGTTAATATCTAGCGTTACTACGCCTCTAAGAGTATCCACGGCCATTCACCTGCTTTATAAAAGTAAAACACCGAACCGCATGCCTCAATCCAGAGTCTAAGTTGATGTTTGGTAATAATTTGATTTTAACCAACACGGCTAATGAGTTAGCTGGCTAGGTAGCATTAACTAAAGTTACCTATCTTATAACAAATCTGACAAAATATACACGTATTTTTGCACTGAATATTGAACAACTTTCTCCAACTAACGTTAACAGCgtgtttttaatcagtttttgaTAAATCATAAGAATATTTACCATAGAACCCGCAGCAGACTTATTAATCGTAGCTTGCTAACGTCAGTCAGCTAACACCCACTTCCTTCCGGTCCAACAATGCGCAGATATAAAAATGACGTCACCTCCGAGTGCTCCGTTTAAAGGGACAGAtgacattattttgtttaaCGTTACAGAGTGTTACATAGTTTTCAAGATGTGGTCAAAGGAGACATAAGTAACTATGCAGCACCCCACCTCAGCCCCTTTCTTTCCGACCGCTCTAAATTCACATATTCAAGAAAATAGCTTTAATTACATTAGCCTTAGCATGTACATTTCCGCTGTTGAAGGAGTAACAGTGATAACAGTCCCCACACTACCCACCCAACGGACGGGACGAAAGCTACATCCACCACAAGAAATAAAGTTGCTGTTGTTCCAACGCGAACAAAGATACTTTGGCATATGCCAGACCTTCTACCGATGAATACTTTCATATAATGATTTTTACATGTAGACAAACACTACCCGGAATCATTTAATGCGACACAGTCGGGGATTAATGGCTGCAGTCAATGTACGGATCTCCTCTCATTGTTTACATTTGGAAACGGTATGTTCCTTGTGTGTTCTGAGACTGTCATTGATACAGTATCAAGCCTAATCCCGCAATAATGATGAGTATCGCCAAATTAATGTGAACAGATTCTCCCTGAGACAGTACCGAGCCGGCAAGCGGCGAACTAGCCCTGTGTGCTAACTATCCCAGCTCCATCTTTACTGTATCGCCTGCTCCTCCAGAGATGGCAAGTTAGTTTTCATCTTTCGCTTGGATTTCCTCTCGCTTGGATCTCAAGGACAACCAAATGACTGTGGGGGTATAGCGCCAGGAAAGGCTAAAGGCCAGACATCATCTTCATTTGAGGAATATCGCAGGTAAATTCACTAATATGCTAACTCAAAACAGTGTGTTGATGTGCAGTTGTTAGGATGCAGTGTGTATTTCAAAAGCGCATATATTTGCTCTGAAGCCACTGTGCGGATGATCAGCGTATAGTTGTGTAATGCAGCGGGTTGAATTCTTCTTTTCCAGGGTGCACAATGTTTAGTGTACCTCAAACCTCCAAGTCCCAGTTCCTGGACAAAGCCAGGCAGGccagggaggaaaggagaggacagaaggacaagGAGAAAGCAGCAACCCACATCCAAGCCCTGGTCAGGAGATTCCTCTGCCGCTGCAGACTCCAGAAGCAAATAAGGTAGTTTCCAATTTGATGTAATGTAGATTTACTGTGTTATTTAAAGAGCTTTAGTTCATCATGTTAATCATGAATCTCATGAGAGGAGGAACAAAATTTTGGTGGAAATTAAACTATTCATGCAATTTCCTGAATACTTTATTTTGCATCTCACCAGGAAAGAGGTTGATGACTATTTTCAAGCTTCAGAAACTGGgacaacaaaaagaaatgcactGTCTATTTTCAAAATTGCTCGGAAATTACTTTTCATATATCGCCAAGAAGATAAGATGGTGAGTACGCGAGCAGTACAAGTCAATTGACTTTCTTAACAGTGTCGGTTCTTTTCCTTGTCAGTTGTTTCCTTTGTGGAGACCTTTCAGAGGCTGTTGTAGGAAGCAGACAGTCTTTGGCTGTGTGACTCACATGACTGTATTTTTGCACATCACAGAGGTTCGAGAAGCTCTGTCGTGCTATCCTTGCCAGCATGGAGGTTGAAAATGAACCTAAAGTGAGTGTGCATACGTTTATATGCTCCACATACTGAACATTTTAGAATGAGGTTGTTGTTTTAGTGACTGTTCTCACGTTTGGCCCCCAGGTCTGGTATGTTTCCTTGGCTCTCTCCAAAGATCTTACCATTCCCTGGCTCAAACAGATAAAAGATGTGCTGTGGACCTGCTGCCAGCGGCTGAAAAGCTTGAAGGTTAGTCTGGATTTGAAGCTGgaaattttttttaatgttcattttgtgACTTTAATTGTACATGTCACTGTCTTGTTTTGCGCTTTGCAGCCTGACATACTTCAGGACAATAAACTGGTGACGCTGTACCTCACCATGCTGGTGACCTTCACGGACACTTCGACCTGGCGGATCGTCAGAGGGAAGGGTAGGTCTCCAGTCAAGCTGAGGTTGTTATCATGAGCATATCTTTTGCGAGTGCAGGACTGTCTGCAAAGACAGGACATAATATTTCCCTTGCATTATTTAGGAGAAGCTCTCAGACCCGCTTTGATGAGGATTTGTGAAA from Chaetodon trifascialis isolate fChaTrf1 chromosome 6, fChaTrf1.hap1, whole genome shotgun sequence includes the following:
- the kctd10 gene encoding BTB/POZ domain-containing adapter for CUL3-mediated RhoA degradation protein 3 isoform X2 — its product is MSGESVVSSAVPAATTRTTSFKGSSPSSKYVKLNVGGALYYTTMQTLTKQDTMLKAMFSGRMEVLTDSEGWILIDRCGKHFGTILNYLRDGAVPLPDSRRETEELLAEAKYYLVQGLADECTAALQNKETYEPLCKVPLMTSSKEEQKLIATSNKPTVKLLYNRSNNKYSYTSNSDDNMLKNIELFDKLSLRFNGRVLFIKDVIGDEICCWSFYGQGRKIAEVCCTSIVYATEKKQTKVEFPEARIYEETLNILLYESHDGRGPDNALLEATGGAAGRSHHLDEDEERERIERVRRIHIKRPDDRTHHHQ
- the myo1ha gene encoding unconventional myosin-Ih, with protein sequence MQGQLDMEGALTARDRVGIQDFVLLDETTEVAFLSNLKKRFSNDLIYTYIGTLLVSVNPYKELDIYNKKQMELYMGINFFELPPHIYALADNAYQTMLTEFNNHFILISGESGAGKTEASKKILQYYAVSCPSTTLLNTVRDKMLMSNPVLEAFGNAKTLKNDNSSRFGKYMDIQFDSQGDAVGGHILNYLLEKSRVVHQNHGERNFHIFYQIVEGGEENLLHQLGLERDVQHYNYLTQGECAIVSSINDRNDWKTVKNALQIINIDEINTNHLFGIVASVLHLGNVQFDSDSKGHALLNNNAELRWVSNLLGVDAHGLQEGLTYRKIEARKDQILSPFTVDHAIYARDALAKAIYGQTFTWLVSRINQSMENKDTSRKTVIGLLDIYGFEVFYVNSFEQFCINYCNEKLQQLFIQLTLKAEQEEYEAEDIEWEPVQFFNNKIICDLVEEKHRGIISILDEECLRPGDATDLTFLERLEEKMGNHPHFVTHKLADKMTRKTLERGDFRLLHYAGEVTYCVVGFLDKNNDLLYRNIKDLISQSKNAIVRECFSTVDSDSRRRPETVATQFKSSLLKLTEILMAKEAWYIRCLKSNESKQPGQFDEALIRHQVKYLGLMEHLRVRRAGFAYRRKYEVFLKRYKPLCPATWPHWRGVPADGVEVLVQHLGYLPNEYKMGRTKIFIRHPRTLYATEDAFEKCKHELATRLQAKYKGYRAKGEFKKQKEAATKIETCWRGVQARKERERRAWAVKVIKKFIKGYMERGQAKSTDNSEYLAFVRQSYLNRLKANLPKSVLDKTTWLSPPVVLTETSEILRKLHYRLMVRKYVRGITPQKKAQLQLKLITSSIFKGKKDSYPQSVAQPFVDTRISEQDINMRVLQMIRNEHIKYSVPVIKYDRNGFKPRPRQLILTQTAAYVIEEAKIKERVLYTSLKGISVSNLTDGIIVFHMTCEDPKQKGDLVMRCDHLFEFLTKLSVIANKQNAIKVVQGSIKIEIQAGKESAVDFSAGQEPMVYKAKNGHLMVVATRARTR
- the kctd10 gene encoding BTB/POZ domain-containing adapter for CUL3-mediated RhoA degradation protein 3 isoform X1, with product MEEMSGESVVSSAVPAATTRTTSFKGSSPSSKYVKLNVGGALYYTTMQTLTKQDTMLKAMFSGRMEVLTDSEGWILIDRCGKHFGTILNYLRDGAVPLPDSRRETEELLAEAKYYLVQGLADECTAALQNKETYEPLCKVPLMTSSKEEQKLIATSNKPTVKLLYNRSNNKYSYTSNSDDNMLKNIELFDKLSLRFNGRVLFIKDVIGDEICCWSFYGQGRKIAEVCCTSIVYATEKKQTKVEFPEARIYEETLNILLYESHDGRGPDNALLEATGGAAGRSHHLDEDEERERIERVRRIHIKRPDDRTHHHQ